The following proteins are encoded in a genomic region of Papaver somniferum cultivar HN1 unplaced genomic scaffold, ASM357369v1 unplaced-scaffold_10, whole genome shotgun sequence:
- the LOC113326785 gene encoding pectinesterase 3-like, whose amino-acid sequence MNSINSFKGYGKVDEAEERAFRQKTRRRITIITVSTIILLVVVIASVAGVLIHKKTTESSSSPSSTKPLTLSQSIKAVCSVTQYPDSCYTSISSIHNGSSDNPVDPKELFLLSLKSTVKELSGLTSLPDDMISKKINGVDRKVKNALLDCKSLFDDAIDELNSSISSITTAGDVQDLLSTVKIENIKTWLSTAITDQETCLDGLTEMNTSSPIHDRVKSAMKNSTEFTSNSLAIVAKILPMLEKFKIPIHRKLLSQQQEGVIAVKRFPEWVNPRDRRLLQDDQDVIKPDLTVDQNGGGDFKTIQEAILSVKKKNETRVVIYVKAGKYIENVIIDKGHWNIMMYGDGRDKTIVSGSLNNIDGTPTFSTATFVVTGRGFIAKGIRFENTAGPAKHQAVALRSGSDRSVFYQCSFDGYQDTLYAHSNRQFYRDCDITGTIDFIFGNAAVVLQNCLIQPRQPMANQFNTITAQGKKDPNQNTGISIQRCTIKPFGVVSLKTYLGRPWKDFSTTVIMQTEIDAVVEPVGWLPWVSNVEPPKTIFYGEYLNTGPGAGVEKRVNWTGYKPTITPDEAGRFTVNSFIQGKEWLQQANVMFDSSL is encoded by the exons ATGAATTCCATCAATTCATTCAAAGGCTACGGCAAAgtagacgaagctgaagaacgaGCATTCCGGCAGAAAACACGACGGCGTATAACCATCATCACCGTTTCCACCATCATCTTACTTGTAGTAGTAATTGCTTCCGTTGCTGGAGTTTTGATACACAAGAAAACCACTGAATCATCATCATCGCCATCATCAACTAAACCGTTAACATTATCTCAATCAATCAAAGCCGTTTGTTCTGTTACACAATACCCTGATTCTTGTTACACTAGTATCTCCTCAATACATAACGGATCATCAGATAATCCTGTTGATCCTAAAGAACTGTTCTTGTTATCATTGAAATCAACGGTGAAGGAACTTTCAGGTCTTACTTCTTTGCCGGATGATATGATTTCGAAGAAAATCAACGGTGTGGATCGGAAAGTTAAGAACGCATTACTTGATTGTAAATCGTTGTTTGATGATGCAATTGATGAACTAAACTCGTCAATTTCATCAATCACAACTGCAGGTGATGTTCAGGATTTATTATCGACGGTGAAGATTGAAAATATCAAGACTTGGTTGAGTACTGCAATCACTGATCAAGAAACATGTTTGGACGGCCTGACCGAAATGAATACGAGCTCACCGATTCATGATCGAGTCAAGTCAGCCATGaagaattcaactgagttcacTAGCAACAGCTTAGCAATTGTCGCCAAGATCTTACCGATGCTTGAGAAATTCAAGATACCGATTCACAGAAAATTACTGAGTCAACAACAAGAGGGAGTCATCGCAGTGAAAAGATTTCCAGAATGGGTCAATCCACGAGATAGGAGATTACTTCAAGATGATCAGGATGTGATCAAACCGGATCTAACTGTTGATCAaaatggtggtggtgattttAAGACGATTCAAGAAGCGATTTTgtcggtgaagaagaagaatgaaacaagggtTGTGATTTACGTTAAAGCTGGTAAGTATATTGAGAATGTGATAATTGATAAGGGGCATTGGAATATCATGATGTACGGTGATGGGAGAGATAAGACTATCGTCAGTGGCAGCTTGAACAACATCGACGGCACTCCTACTTTCTCTACGGCCACTTTCG TTGTGACTGGAAGAGGGTTTATAGCAAAAGGAATAAGGTTCGAAAACACAGCCGGTCCAGCAAAACATCAAGCAGTAGCCCTAAGATCCGGATCAGACCGTTCTGTGTTCTACCAATGCTCATTCGATGGGTACCAAGACACGTTGTACGCGCATTCTAACCGTCAGTTCTATCGTGATTGTGATATCACCGGGACAATTGATTTCATTTTTGGAAATGCAGCTGTCGTTTTACAAAATTGTCTAATCCAACCGAGACAGCCTATGGCGAACCAGTTTAACACGATTACTGCACAGGGAAAGAAAGATCCGAATCAAAACACGGGGATATCGATCCAACGGTGTACTATCAAGCCGTTTGGTGTTGTTAGTCTTAAAACGTATTTGGGCCGGCCGTGGAAGGATTTCTCGACGACTGTGATCATGCAGACTGAGATAGATGCAGTTGTGGAACCAGTAGGTTGGCTTCCATGGGTATCCAACGTTGAACCACCAAAAACAATTTTCTATGGGGAATATTTGAATACAGGGCCTGGAGCTGGTGTGGAGAAAAGAGTTAACTGGACTGGATACAAGCCCACCATTACACCTGATGAAGCAGGGAGGTTTACAGTGAATTCTTTTATTCAAGGCAAAGAGTGGTTGCAACAAGCAAATGTAATGTTTGATTCATCGTTATAA